A portion of the Toxoplasma gondii ME49 chromosome VIIb, whole genome shotgun sequence genome contains these proteins:
- a CDS encoding ankyrin repeat-containing protein (encoded by transcript TGME49_261230) encodes MESEIAPAPAAFSGEDLGTRELLPARGRLGSSGDESVPACIPGEESSMESEMAASQPSPALEPFVSTSPSACVDPVQSSGVANAGACEEEGAMEEADEVGESPVAFGNLEEGMREVEHVASESLGTADVVAETARSSVFLSTQPRTEETTDTAEKKTETPQQLSGSPGGSLPESSAFVPGIQEIFQPPAAERPQEQRREAEAAQPCTASTAMSAASAFGEAVGCPEVCSASLGCPDTPACGAAPVETSGDGKERPSEDAGGVSASLPGDAVSAESTAGDSERRREDVRTQEVKTSASNTLLDAEAVDAEVAARAAEAVDIAVAVGAVDLRSGGRSSAVAAVNSIFAGSAAGVVLGSQQAQNGLQKSLALSPAGAALKEKSGGARKKAGVCTPNDVWKDRLKLLEGFLDVESILLLKQCARVFYRHKYKPHDGVLRFHNFRGFDPKVVMETILPLATRSIHPAIRERGLTLDFSHCTLIKDASVARLMDAVHGEKEENQILGNLKALCLDFCSEITDKGLSAMLTTYLPHLEHVSVRCARSTELTFVSVMKHLSAERWPKLIYFDASFTNIWLEAATAIADQLFMNAARLTALHRDEEERRRREELEAGPGARTPELGAPGVEADGGLRLAEHAVAAEQGFSEQREGGDADMVVDGGGVEANDASVSRLSSLHAAETTNNTAPASPLEADMRDQSEPVEAWTNEEEARARDEKPRGSGFFVTPSLEIIGSVASKSLLLKVGMEAHYCAFCQAVKTGDWETVSLVTKRLQKELSELAASAPFKSSRLILLQQFRGSELLVNAPVTVETSEEGGVNVLTLPISIAIQRGDTETLGVLLKRGAKIEVCDYLGKSPLYRACEVGRRDMVETLLVDYGASPEAPDVRSELFPLHTAVKKKDVEIVQLLLKRGAALDVKCPAVKSYKSALFVACEVNAPEIIQLCLEARADPNWKGHNSYTPTLLAYQLNSAWLPHFLDAGAGIPKSRRWVLTEVLSCAIAKNDLVSVELLVRKFPDLLSRNHQLWSRPLIQAAKQGKADIISALLAAGSAVDAKKEDGQTALLAAAEEDFVVCVQLLLDAGADINGTNNAGLTALHLACTENRTEVVKLLLNRGCDVNIGDKANGEVPLMMCIRMRNEKMALQILELGKNLDLEKRDHQGSTALLYAMFFGQYLVAGRLMDRGADVTVSDQAGNSAYGIVNERLMTQGADKRVLRKFLRLYKNAREGKRPRAAAGLAVDAHPAEDSSASGGDSGPDATHAVRSSRRDTTSTRSSRRTLSIVGSSVSTMGSTVSAAILNSGVRTPPGEAHMQRSSSGPGAQESSGKRRGGGRHRKDGQDMDVDEEGGQPGATARCKSSGAGGKKLKLEPKSVLNVARLPIALFRAAKAK; translated from the exons ATGGAGAGCGAAATCGCGCCGGCTCCTGCCGCCTTCAGTGGAGAAGACCTGGGTACGCGGGAGCTGCTGCCCGCGCGAGGGCGTTTGGGGAGTTCCGGCGACGAGTCTGTGCCTGCGTGTATACCAGGCGAGGAGAGTTCGATGGAGTCCGAGATGGCGGCCTCGCAGCCGTCTCCGGCTCTGGAGCCATTCGTGTCCACTTCGCccagcgcatgcgtcgacccAGTGCAGAGTTCCGGGGTCGCGAACGCAggtgcatgcgaagaagaaggagcaatGGAGGAAGCTGACGAAGTCGGTGAGTCGCCTGTGGCTTTCGGGAACTTGGAAGAAGGAATGCGAGAAGTGGAGCACGTAGCCAGTGAGTCGCTCGGCACCGCGGATGTCGTGGCAGAGACCGCGCGctcgtctgtcttcctctccacgcaGCCGAGGACTGAAGAGACAACTGATAcggccgagaagaaaaccgaaACGCCGCAGCAACTCAGTGGATCTCCAGGAGGCTCTTTGCCGGAGTCCTCTGCGTTCGTTCCAGGCATCCAAGAAATTTTTCAGCCACCTGCTGCAGAGCGACCTCAGGAGCAGCGccgcgaagcagaggcggctCAGCCCTGCACCGCGAGCACCGCAATGAGTGCGGCGAGCGCGTTCGGCGAGGCAGTCGGATGTCCAGAGGTGTGCAGCGCGTCTCTCGGGTGTCCAGACACCCCAGCCTGTGGCGCAGCGCCAGTGGAGACGAGTGGGGATGGGAAGGAGCGCCCTTCGGAGGATGCCGGGGGGGTCAGTGCGTCGCTTCCAGGGGACGCCGTCTCGGCGGAGAGTACGgcaggcgacagcgagaggaggcgcgaagaTGTGCGGACACAAGAAGTCAAGACTTCTGCGTCGAACACTCTGCTGGACGCAGAGGCCGTCGACGCCGAAGTCGCCGCGAGAGCCGCAGAGGCTGTGGACATCGCCGTGGCGGTTGGTGCCGTGGATTTGAGGAGCGGCGGGCGTTCCTCGGCGGTCGCTGCGGTGAACTCTATTTTCGCTGGCTCTGCTGCAGGTGTCGTTCTAGGGTCCCAGCAGGCACAGAACGGGCTCCAGAAGAgcctcgcgctgtctccggcaGGGGCGgcgctgaaggagaagagtgGCGGCGCGCGAAAGAAggcgggtgtctgtacaccgaaCGACGTGTGGAAGGACCGGCTGAAGTTGTTGGAGGGGTTTCTCGACGTCGAGAGCATTTTGCTGCTCAAGCAGTGTGCGCGCGTCTTCTACAGACACAAATACAAGCCTCACGACGGTGTTTTGCGTTTCCATAACTTCCGCGGTTTCGACCCAAAGGTCGTGATGGAGACGATTCTCCCACTGGCGACGCGGTCGATCCACCCCGCGATCCGCGAGCGCGGACTCACCCTGGACTTCAGCCACTGCACGCTGATAAAGGACGCGAGTGTGGCGCGGCTCATGGACGCGGTtcacggcgagaaggaggagaatcAGATTCTGGGGAACCTCAAGGCGCTTTGTCTGGACTTCTGTTCAGAAATCACCGACAAGGGTCTCTCCGCCATGCTCACCACGTACCTCCCGCATCTCGAACATGTCTCTGTGCGCTGCGCGCGCAGCACTGAGTTGACGTTTGTGAGTGTGATGAAGCATCTGAGTGCAGAGCGGTGGCCCAAGTTGATCTACTTCGATGCGAGCTTCACAAACATCTGGCTGGAGGCCGCAACCGCGATTGCAGACCAACTGTTCATGAACGCTGCACGCCTTACCGCGCTGCAccgcgacgaggaagagcgccgccgccgcgAGGAACTGGAAGCCGGCCCGGGTGCGCGGACGCCTGAGCTCGGCGCGCCGGGCGTTGAGGCGGACGGCGGACTGCGACTTGCAGAGCATGCCGTCGCCGCTGAGCAAGGCTTCTCGGAGCAGCGCGAGGGCGGAGATGCCGACATGGTCGTCGACGGAGGGGGTGTGGAAGCGAACGACGCGAGTGTTTCCaggctctcttctctccacgctgCGGAGACAACGAACAATACGGCGCCGGCCTCGCCGCTCGAGGCAGACATGCGGGACCAGTCAGAGCCCGTGGAGGCGTGgacgaacgaggaagaagcacggGCGCGAGACGAGAAGCCCAGAGGCTCAGGTTTCTTCGTCACTCCTTCTCTGGAAATCATCGGATCTGTCGCCTCAAAGTCCTTGCTTCTCAAAGTCGGTATGGAAGCTCACTACTGCGCGTTCTGCCAAGCAGTGAAAACCGGAGACTGGGAAACCGTTTCTCTTGTCACCAAGCGCCTGCAGAAAGAG ctgAGTGAGCTTGCGGCGTCGGCTCCTTTCAAAAGCAGTCGACTCATCCTTCTGCAACAGTTTCGCGGAAGCGAACTTCTGGTCAACGCCCCGGTGACGGTGGAGACAAGCGAGGAGGGCGGCGTCAACGTTCTCACTCTCCCCATCTCGATTGCCATTCagcgcggagacacagagactcTCGGCGTG CTGTTGAAGCGAGGCGCGAAGATCGAGGTCTGCGACTACTTGGGCAAGTCGCCGTTGTACCGCGCATGCGAAGTGGGTCGGCGGGACATGGTGGAGACGCTGTTGGTGGACTACGGGGCGTCTCCAGAGGCGCCAGACGTTCGGAGCGAGTTGTTTCCCCTGCACACTGccgtgaagaagaaggacgtcGAAATCGTTCAACTGCTGCTCAAGCGCGGCGCTGCGCTGGACGTCAAATGTCCGGCTGTGAAGTCCTACAAGAGCGCGCTCTTCGTGGCGTGCGAAGTCAACGCACCGGAAATCATCCAACTCTGTCTCGAGGCCCGCGCAGACCCAAACTGGAAGGGACACAACTCGTACACCCCAACTCTG ttgGCGTATCAGCTGAATAGCGCCTGGCTGCCACACTTCCTTGACGCCGGGGCAGGAATTCCAAAGAGTCGCCGCTGGGTGTTGACGGAAGTTCTTTCGTGCGCAATCGCGAAAAACGacctcgtctctgtcgaacTGCTCGTTCGCAAATTCCCTGATTTGTTGTCAAGAAACCACCAGCTTTGGAGTCGACCTCTCATCCAG GCAGCGAAACAGGGAAAAGCAGATATCATTTCTGCACTCTTGGCAGCAGGTAGCGCCGTGGATGCGAAAAAGGAGGATGGACAAACGGCTCTGCTGGctgcagctgaagaagacttcgtcgtctgtgtccagctgcttctcgaTGCCGGCGCAGACATAAACGGAACGAACAACGCAG gCCTGACGGCACTGCATTTGGCATGCACGGAAAACCGAACAGAAGTGGTGAAACTCCTGCTGAATCGAGGCTGCGACGTGAACATCGGAGACAAGGCGAACGGCGAAGTGCCTCTGATGATGTGCATTCGCATGCGCAACGAAAAAATGGCTCTGCAGATTCTCGAACTGGGGAAGAACCTGGATCTCGAAAAGAGG GATCATCAAGGGAGCACGGCGCTGCTGTATGCAATGTTCTTCGGCCAGTATCTTGTTGCCGGCAGGCTTATGGATCGAGGCGCAGACGTAACAGTCAGCGACCAAGCAGGCAACAGTGCCTATGGAATTGTTAACGAACG GTTGATGACACAAGGCGCAGACAAGCGCGTGTTGCGGAAGTTTCTCCGATTGTACAAGAAcgcgcgagaagggaagcgtCCGCGTGCAGCGGCGGGTTTGGCGGTCGACGCGCATCCAGCCGAGGATTCTTCTGCCAGCGGAGGCGACAGCGGCCCAGATGCAACGCATGCggttcgttcttctcgtcgcgaCACAACCTCGACTCGGAGTAGTCGAAGAACGCTGTCAATCGTGGGATCGAGCGTGAGCACGATGGGGTCGACGGTGTCTGCGGCGATCCTCAactcgggtgtacgtacaccgccGGGAGAGGCGCACATGCAGCGGAGCAGCTCAGGCCCTGGAGCCCAGGAGAGTTCGGGGAAACGTCGCGGCGGCGGTCGGCACCGCAAAGACGGCCAGGACATGGACGTagacgaagaaggtggaCAGCCAGGGGCGACTGCGCGATGCAAAAGCAGCGGCGCAGGTGGCAAGAAACTGAAACTCGAGCCGAAGAGCGTGTTGAACGTCGCTCGGCTGCCGATCGCTCTCTTCCGCGCGGCGAAAGCCAAATAG
- the JMJD6a gene encoding histone lysine demethylase JMJD6a (encoded by transcript TGME49_261260~Gene product name based on ToxoDB Community Expert Annotation.) — MSGQALAAATAAVPSGAATSPGSREKPTANEKSPQSAAAAQPDRSLLRSRSGYTYYGPSGEFFRHKKTADRVRRAKKYHRKDIGPSEWGKYNYVSSTICEDSFHIKETLPRIYKSETTLKDFVEKFEIPCKPVLLCGWMDDWPAMHRWEPRELERRFRSARFKVGEKDDGEKIRMKMKYFIDYMENQRDDSPLYLFESAVEERADTCGLLDDWTVPEVFPMDLHAIVGEERRPPHRWFCIGPKRSGTTVHVDPLGTAAWNAVTHGVKRWALFPPAVPRHVVKAKHLLKRGEDDEAIMWFDFLLPRIREKYPDVPIYECLQKPGEVIYVPGGWWHAVLNLTDCVACTQNFVSFSFLTPAWRSTRRGRRRYAVLWKERFRRFFPESVGLGVLDDCDALDGWEVRDGKFCRMQTQRGAYVSESSSSSSSSSSSDSESSDDEDELEEISKKVAKMREGVDADTWNLYAKTNAVLLQRRRQLLSVCSPATSGARVTSVSFEDRSGDVFLSTAQSARSSDADGKKEDGAGGSADAERSGVSVHLARPPETNGTNSPGAAGSTDSETSEDDNESDEQADGREKSDAACGAQKTLKRRTGENEAGRNLASAGTEKGVEGNGRNTGETSALGSAAQEQNAKKSRLLTSE; from the exons ATGTCAGGACAGGCTCTCGCGGCCGCGACAGCTGCCGTCCCTTCAGGCGCCGCGACCTCCCCCGGGTCTCGCGAGAAACCGACAGCGAATGAGAAATCACCTC agagcgcCGCGGCTGCACAGCCGGACCGATCGCTTCTCAGAAGTCGCTCTGGATACACTTACTACGGACCGAGTGGAGAATTCTTTCGCCACAAAAAGACGGCAGATCGTGTTCGCCGTGCTAAGAAATATCACAG aaaagACATTGGCCCATCGGAATGGGGCAAGTACAACTATGTCTCCTCGACGATTTGCGAGGACTCGTTCCACATCAAAGAGACTCTCCCGCGTATCTACAAAAGCGAGACGACCTTGAAAG ACTTTGTAGAGAAATTCGAAATTCCTTGTAAACCCGTGCTCCTGTGTGGATGGATGGACGACTGGCCCGCCATGCACCGTTGGGAGCCTCGCGAACTTGAGCGCAGATTTCGCTCTGCGCGGTTCAAAgtcggcgagaaggacgacggCGAAAAAATCCGAATGAAAATG AAGTATTTCATCGACTACATGGAGAATCAGCGCGACGATTCGCCTTTGTATCTGTTCGAGTCCGctgtcgaggagagagcagacaccTG CGGTCTGCTGGACGACTGGACTGTGCCCGAAGTCTTTCCTATGGATTTGCATGCAATCGTcggcgaggaaagacgaccCCC ACACCGGTGGTTTTGCATTGGCCCGAAGCGAAGCGGCACGACGGTGCATGTCGACCCTCTTGGGACTGCTGCGTGGAATGCTGTGACTCACGGCGTGAAGAG gtGGGCGCTCTTTCCTCCTGCAGTGCCGCGCCATGTAGTGAAAGCCAAGCACCTCttgaaacgaggagaagacgacgaagctATTATGTGGTTCGACTTTCTTCTGCCGCGTATTCGAGAGAAGTATCCGGACGTTCCTATCTACGAG TGCCTTCAGAAGCCGGGCGAAGTGATCTACGTACCGGGAGGCTGGTGGCATGCAGTTTTGAATTTGACGGACTgcgtcgcatgcacacagaactttgtttccttctctttcctcactCCGGCGTGGAGGAGCACGCGCAGGGGTCGGAGGAGATACGCCGTCTTGTGGAAAGAGCGCtttcgccgcttcttccccgAGTCGGTTGGTTTGGGCGTTCTCGACGACTGCGACGC CTTGGACGGCTGGGAGGTTCGCGACGGGAAGTTTTGTCGCATGCAAACCCAAAGAGGCGCATATGTGTCTGAATCCAGCTCGTCGAGTAGctcgagcagcagcagcgacagcgaatcttccgacgacgaagacgagttGGAAGAGATCTCGAAGAAAGTGGCGAAGATGAGGGAAGGCGTCGACGCTGACACCTGGAACCTTTACGCAAAGACCAACGCCGTCTTGCtgcagcgacggagacagctgctcTCGGTCTGCTCTCCTGCAACGTCTGGGGCTCGTGTGACGTCTGTATCTTTCGAAGATAGAAGCGGTgatgttttcctctccacggCGCAGAGTGCCCGTTCCTCAGACGCGGatggaaagaaggaagacgggGCAGGGGGCTCGGcggatgcagagagaagtggggtgtctgtacacctcgcCAGGCCACCGGAGACGAACGGGACAAACTCTCCAGGAGCAGCGGGGTcgacagacagcgagaccAGCGAAGATGACAACGAAAGCGACGAGCAGGCCGACggtagagagaagagcgacgcagcatgTGGAGCTCAGAAAACTCTAAAGaggagaactggagaaaatgAGGCTGGACGCAACCTCGCGAGTGCCGGCACTGAGAAAGGCGTCGAGGGGAACGGCAGAAACACGGGGGAGACGAGCGCTCTCGGCTCTGCTGCTCAGGAGCAAAACGCCAAAAAATCACGCCTTCTCACCTCGGAATAA
- the SPT4 gene encoding transcription elongation factor SPT4 (encoded by transcript TGME49_261220~Gene product name based on ToxoDB Community Expert Annotation.) produces MEGGSGSLYDVDDTAASLAGDPSTVATVPRGLVRKVKNKSGQEEDKVVLRLRACISCRLIMSEQQFYDEGCPNCGFLQMDGDRHRVWDCTTVNFAGFVAVMKPMSSWVARHNKLTEVVPGCYAVSVVGELPESVKDDVHRASHYAD; encoded by the exons AtggaaggaggaagcggcTCTTTGTACGACGTCGACGACACTGCAGCGTCTCTGGCGGGGGACCCTTCGACTGTCGCGACAGTGCCTCGGGGACTGGTCAGGAAAGTGAAGAACAAAAGCggccaggaagaagacaaagtcGTTTTGAGGCTTCGCGCCTGCATTTCTTGTCGCCTCATTATGAGCGAGCAACAG TTCTACGACGAAGGTTGTCCGAACTGCGGCTTCCTCCAGATGGACGGAGATCGGCATCGCGTCTGGGACTGCACGACTGTCAACTTCGCTGGCTTTGTCGCGGTCATGAAGCCGATGTCCTCTTGGGTTGCGCGTCACAATAAACTGA cTGAAGTTGTGCCGGGCTGCTACGCGGTGTCTGTCGTTGGAGAACTGCCTGAATCTGTGAAGGACGATGTTCACCGAGCGTCTCACTATGCAGACTGA
- a CDS encoding histone H3 (encoded by transcript TGME49_261240~Gene product name based on ToxoDB Community Expert Annotation.) has product MARTKQTARKSTGGKAPRKQLASKAARKSAPMSGGIKKPHRYRPGTVALREIRRYQKSTDLLIRKLPFQRLVREIAQDFKTDLRFQSSAVLALQEAAEAYLVGLFEDTNLCAIHAKRVTIMPKDIQLARRIRGERS; this is encoded by the coding sequence ATGGCGCGCACCAAGCAGACCGCGAGAAAATCCACCGGTGGGAAAGCCCCCCGCAAGCAGCTGGCTTCCAAGGCAGCGCGCAAGTCTGCCCCCATGAGCGGAGGCATCAAGAAGCCGCACAGATACCGCCCGGGAACCGTCGCCCTCCGTGAAATTCGCAGATACCAGAAGTCCACTGACCTTCTCATCCGCAAGCTCCCTTTCCAGAGACTTGTGCGTGAGATCGCCCAGGACTTCAAGACCGATCTGCGTTTCCAGTCGTCCGCTGTCCTTGCTCTCCAGGAAGCCGCTGAGGCTTACCTCGTCGGGCTCTTCGAGGACACCAACTTGTGCGCCATCCACGCCAAGCGTGTCACCATCATGCCCAAGGACATTCAGCTCGCTCGCCGCATCCGTGGTGAACGGTCTTAA
- a CDS encoding hypothetical protein (encoded by transcript TGME49_261300~Predicted trans-membrane domain (TMHMM2.0):124-147) has protein sequence MRDGTLLASTYEAQIDIPISSTLFAKKGSFRFKGFFPSPGSCWPSPSPRATGLLQVCRPPRLSVLPVCVQTLESRHAEPRHCIPCRFRFSRTFLNLSTFRLCSSGAAEQPRPNRDTFSFTHRSEGVFVYMLTYIYIYIYMCIYMDIYL, from the exons ATGAGAGACGGAACGCTTTTAGCGAGCACCTACGAGGCGCAAATCGATATTCCCATCTCGTCCACTCTTTTCGCAAAGAAAG GCTCTTTCCGCTTTAAAGGATTTTTTCCGTCCCCAGGTTCTTGCTGGCCTTCGCCTAGCCCTCGCGCGACGGGTCTATTGCAAGTCTGTCGTCCACCCCGTTTGTCGGTTCTGCCAGTttgtgtacagacactcgagaGCAGACACGCGGAGCCTCGTCACTGCATCCCCTGtcgttttcgcttttctAGGACTTTTCTGAACTTGTCCACATTTCGCCTTTGTTCGTCTGGCGCTGCTGAGCAGCCGCGGCCAAACAGGGATACGTTTTCATTCACCCACCGATCTGAGGGCGTATTCGTATACATgcttacatatatatatatatatatatacatgtgtatatatatggatatataccTATAG
- a CDS encoding histone H2A1 (encoded by transcript TGME49_261250~Gene product name based on ToxoDB Community Expert Annotation.), protein MWLCDWAKEPEVSFFDSYKISAGNTHTCFPTRGRLLPVFLGSFLHSVSLVDKMSAKGKGGRAKKSGKSSSKSAKAGLQFPVGRIGRYLKKGRYAKRVGAGAPVYMAAVLEYLCAEILELAGNAARDHKKTRIIPRHIQLAVRNDEELSKFLGGVTIASGGVMPNVHSVLLPKKSKGKKSQ, encoded by the coding sequence ATGTGGTTGTGCGATTGGGCAAAGGAACCAGAAGTATCATTCTTCGACTCTTACAAAATTTCCGCGGGCAATACACACACGTGTTTCCCTACACGaggtcgtcttctccctgtttttTTGGGTTCCTTCCTCCACTCCGTTTCCCTCGTAGACAAGATGTCGGCCAAAGGCAAGGGCGGTCGCGCGAAGAAGTCCGGCAAGAGCAGCAGCAAGTCTGCCAAGGCCGGTCTTCAGTTCCCTGTGGGAAGAATCGGTCGCTACTTGAAGAAGGGCAGATACGCCAAGCGTGTTGGTGCTGGCGCCCCTGTTTACATGGCTGCCGTTCTCGAGTACCTGTGCGCTGAGATCCTCGAGTTGGCGGGCAACGCCGCTCGTGACcacaagaagacgagaatCATCCCTCGTCACATCCAGCTGGCCGTCCGCAACGACGAGGAACTCTCCAAGTTCCTCGGCGGAGTGACCATCGCAAGCGGTGGTGTCATGCCTAACGTCCACTCTGTGCTCCTCCCCAAGAAGAGCAAGGGCAAGAAGTCTCAGTAA